In Lotus japonicus ecotype B-129 chromosome 5, LjGifu_v1.2, one genomic interval encodes:
- the LOC130717840 gene encoding leucine-rich repeat receptor-like serine/threonine-protein kinase At2g14510: MSLIFLLLFSPFSLSLSQTPPPPPRGFLINCGAPSATQIDGRSWLSDSGFISTGTPKNVTSPVLIPTLKTLRSFPLNIKKHCYNNIHVFRGSKYLVRSTYFYGGVNGPDHPSPPVFDQIVDGTLWTVVNTTADYVNGNSTFYEGVFLAKGKFMTFCIGSNNRTESDPFISSLEFLILGDSLYNTTDFNNFSMTLVARNSFGYSGLPIRYPDDRFDRIWEPLGQSNSTKASTANVSVSDFWNLPPSKVFETHLGSDQLEELQMRWPAVSLPSSKYYVALYFADNTGGSRIFNVSVNGVTYYRNLNAIPSGVVVFANQWPLSGHTTVTLTPAASSSLGPLINAGEIFDVRSLGGTTSIRDVIALVKVKESLRNPPLDWSGDPCMPRQYSWTGITCSEGPRIRVVTLNLTNMNLSGSLSPFVANMTALANIWLGNNSLSGQIPELSSLTLLETLHLEDNQFTGEIPSSLGNISTLHEVFLQNNNLTGQIPANLIGKPGLSLSTSGNNFLSPPAP; encoded by the exons atgtccctcatcttcctcctcctcttctcacccttctccctctccctctcccaaaccccaccaccaccacccagagGTTTCCTCATCAACTGTGGGGCCCCCTCCGCGACCCAAATCGACGGCCGTTCATGGCTTTCCGATTCCGGATTCATCTCCACCGGAACACCCAAAAACGTGACCTCCCCTGTTCTGATCCCCACTCTCAAAACCCTCCGATCCTTCCCTTTAAACATCAAGAAGCACTGCTACAATAATATTCACGTGTTTCGCGGCTCAAAGTACCTGGTGCGGTCTACGTATTTCTACGGCGGAGTCAACGGCCCCGATCACCCTTCGCCGCCGGTGTTTGACCAGATCGTCGATGGGACCTTGTGGACTGTGGTCAACACGACTGCGGATTATGTCAACGGGAACTCTACGTTCTATGAAGGGGTTTTCTTAGCTAAGGGGAAGTTCATGACCTTCTGTATCGGCTCGAACAATCGCACCGAATCTGACCCGTTTATCTCTTCTTTGGAGTTTTTGATTCTCGGTGATTCCCTCTACAACACCACCGATTTCAACAATTTTTCCATGACCTTGGTTGCCAGGAACAGTTTTGGCTACTCTGGATTACCCATTCG ATATCCTGATGATCGGTTTGACCGTATCTGGGAGCCATTAGGCCAGAGTAATTCAACCAAAGCAAGCACTGCCAATGTTTCTGTTTCTGATTTTTGGAACCTTCCACCTTCAAAAGTATTTGAGACACATCTAGGGTCTGACCAATTGGAGGAATTGCAAATGAGATGGCCTGCAGTATCACTTCCAAGCTCCAAATACTATGTCGCTTTATACTTTGCTGACAACACTGGCGGATCAAGGATTTTTAACGTAAGTGTAAACGGTGTAACTTATTACCGCAATTTGAATGCGATCCCATCAGGTGTTGTTGTCTTTGCCAACCAGTGGCCTCTTTCTGGTCATACAACAGTAACTTTAACCCCTGCTGCTAGCTCATCATTGGGCCCCTTGATCAATGCTGGTGAAATATTTGATGTGCGGTCACTTGGAGGAACAACTTCGATCCGAGATG TTATTGCTTTGGTAAAAGTAAAGGAGAGCCTCCGGAATCCTCCACTTGATTGGAGTGGTGATCCTTGTATGCCTCGGCAGTACTCATGGACTGGTATCACATGCTCTGAAGGACCCCGGATCCGTGTAGTGACTTT AAACTTGACAAATATGAATCTTTCAGGATCTTTATCACCTTTTGTTGCCAATATGACTGCCCTGGCAAACAT CTGGCTTGGGAATAACAGTTTGTCAGGACAGATACCTGAACTCAGTTCACTAACGTTGTTGGAGACATT GCACTTGGAAGACAATCAATTCACTGGAGAGATTCCCTCATCCTTAGGGAACATCAGCACCTTACATGAAGT ATTTTTACAAAATAACAATTTGACCGGTCAAATTCCAGCAAATCTCATTGGAAAACCAGGACTGAGTCTCAG CACTTCCGGAAATAATTTCTTATCACCTCCTGCACCTTGA